From the Prunus dulcis chromosome 4, ALMONDv2, whole genome shotgun sequence genome, one window contains:
- the LOC117624312 gene encoding probable aminotransferase TAT2 isoform X1 — MKKKRKMTPNNQTRSLVFFQSYMITCGVSFQSSKQDPKVTKSAMENGAVNQQIPVDTTSATITIKGILSLLLQNVDENDNKRLISLGMGDPTAYSCFHTTQVAQEAVVDAIQSDKFNGYAPTVGLPQTRRAIAEYLSRDLPYKLTSDDVFVTSGCTQAIDVALAMLTRPGANILLPRPGFPIYELCSAFRHLEVRHFDLLQENAWEVDLDAVEALADHNTVAMVILNPGNPCGNVYSYQHLEKIAETAKKLRILVIADEVYGHLAFGDKPFVPMGVFGSTVPVLTLGSLSKRWIVPGWRLGWFVTSDPCGMFRKPKVVERIKKYFDILGGPATFIQAAVPRIIEQTEEVFFKKTIYLLKQSSDICCERINEIPCITCPNKPEGSMAVMVKLDLSLLEDITDDIEFCFKLAKEESVIFLPGTAVGLKNWLRVTFAADPNSIEEALRRTKCFYQRHARKL, encoded by the exons atgaaaaagaagaggaagatgactCCCAACAACCAAACACGAAGTTTGGTATTTTTTCAAAGCTACATGATTACGTGTGGTGTAAG TTTCCAAAGCTCAAAGCAAGACCCAAAAGTGACCAAATCAGCCATGGAAAATGGGGCTGTGAACCAGCAAATACCAGTGGACACAACTTCTGCAACAATCACCATAAAAGGCATCCTGAGCTTGCTGTTGCAGAATGTTGATGAAAATGATAACAAAAGGCTGATTTCATTGGGGATGGGCGACCCAACTGCCTATTCTTGCTTCCACACAACCCAAGTGGCTCAAGAAGCTGTTGTTGATGCTATCCAATCTGACAAGTTCAATGGCTATGCTCCTACTGTTGGCCTTCCTCAAACCAGAAG AGCAATTGCTGAATATCTGTCCCGTGATCTTCCGTACAAGCTAACATCTGATGATGTTTTCGTCACGTCTGGTTGCACACAAGCTATTGATGTCGCATTGGCAATGCTTACGCGTCCTGGTGCCAATATCTTGCTTCCAAGGCCAGGCTTCCCTATTTATGAACTTTGTTCTGCTTTTCGACATCTTGAAGTTCGACATTTTGATCTCCTACAAGAGAACGCCTGGGAGGTTGATCTTGATGCTGTTGAAGCTCTTGCAGATCACAACACAGTTGCAATGGTAATTTTAAACCCTGGGAATCCTTGTGGGAATGTATACAGTTACCAACATCTGGAAAAG ATTGCAGAAACTGCAAAAAAGCTTAGAATTTTAGTAATTGCTGATGAAGTTTATGGGCATCTGGCTTTTGGAGATAAACCATTTGTGCCAATGGGAGTCTTTGGATCCACTGTTCCTGTTCTTACTCTTGGGTCCCTGTCAAAGAGATGGATAGTTCCTGGATGGCGACTTGGTTGGTTTGTGACAAGTGATCCGTGTGGCATGTTTAGAAAACCCAag GTTGTTGAGCGCATTAAgaaatattttgatattttgggAGGACCTGCAACCTTCATTCAG GCAGCAGTTCCGCGCATCATCGAGCAAACTGAAGAGGTTTTCTTTAAGAAAACTATCTATTTACTGAAGCAGTCCTCAGATATTTGTTGCGAACGGATAAATGAGATTCCTTGTATTACCTGTCCAAACAAACCAGAAGGATCTATGGCTGTAATG GTGAAACTAGACCTTTCACTACTGGAAGATATTACCGATGATATTGAGTTTTGTTTCAAGCTGGCTAAAGAGGAATCTGTGATCTTTCTTCCAG GGACAGCAGTAGGGTTGAAAAATTGGCTACGTGTTACATTTGCTGCCGATCCAAACTCTATTGAAGAAGCTTTAAGGAGGACAAAATGTTTCTATCAAAGGCATGCCAGAAAATTATAG
- the LOC117624312 gene encoding probable aminotransferase TAT2 isoform X3, producing the protein MKKKRKMTPNNQTRSLVFFQSYMITCGVSFQSSKQDPKVTKSAMENGAVNQQIPVDTTSATITIKGILSLLLQNVDENDNKRLISLGMGDPTAYSCFHTTQVAQEAVVDAIQSDKFNGYAPTVGLPQTRRAIAEYLSRDLPYKLTSDDVFVTSGCTQAIDVALAMLTRPGANILLPRPGFPIYELCSAFRHLEVRHFDLLQENAWEVDLDAVEALADHNTVAMVILNPGNPCGNVYSYQHLEKIAETAKKLRILVIADEVYGHLAFGDKPFVPMGVFGSTVPVLTLGSLSKRWIVPGWRLGWFVTSDPCGMFRKPKVVERIKKYFDILGGPATFIQL; encoded by the exons atgaaaaagaagaggaagatgactCCCAACAACCAAACACGAAGTTTGGTATTTTTTCAAAGCTACATGATTACGTGTGGTGTAAG TTTCCAAAGCTCAAAGCAAGACCCAAAAGTGACCAAATCAGCCATGGAAAATGGGGCTGTGAACCAGCAAATACCAGTGGACACAACTTCTGCAACAATCACCATAAAAGGCATCCTGAGCTTGCTGTTGCAGAATGTTGATGAAAATGATAACAAAAGGCTGATTTCATTGGGGATGGGCGACCCAACTGCCTATTCTTGCTTCCACACAACCCAAGTGGCTCAAGAAGCTGTTGTTGATGCTATCCAATCTGACAAGTTCAATGGCTATGCTCCTACTGTTGGCCTTCCTCAAACCAGAAG AGCAATTGCTGAATATCTGTCCCGTGATCTTCCGTACAAGCTAACATCTGATGATGTTTTCGTCACGTCTGGTTGCACACAAGCTATTGATGTCGCATTGGCAATGCTTACGCGTCCTGGTGCCAATATCTTGCTTCCAAGGCCAGGCTTCCCTATTTATGAACTTTGTTCTGCTTTTCGACATCTTGAAGTTCGACATTTTGATCTCCTACAAGAGAACGCCTGGGAGGTTGATCTTGATGCTGTTGAAGCTCTTGCAGATCACAACACAGTTGCAATGGTAATTTTAAACCCTGGGAATCCTTGTGGGAATGTATACAGTTACCAACATCTGGAAAAG ATTGCAGAAACTGCAAAAAAGCTTAGAATTTTAGTAATTGCTGATGAAGTTTATGGGCATCTGGCTTTTGGAGATAAACCATTTGTGCCAATGGGAGTCTTTGGATCCACTGTTCCTGTTCTTACTCTTGGGTCCCTGTCAAAGAGATGGATAGTTCCTGGATGGCGACTTGGTTGGTTTGTGACAAGTGATCCGTGTGGCATGTTTAGAAAACCCAag GTTGTTGAGCGCATTAAgaaatattttgatattttgggAGGACCTGCAACCTTCATTCAG TTATAG
- the LOC117624313 gene encoding D-amino-acid transaminase, chloroplastic-like, which produces MASYSPCTDQKSDTLDAGNVEDFKVHVFKSSSELLEKLHEKWSKVEKQPYPAMYSSTYGGIILDPALMVIPIDDHMVHRGHGVFDTAIILNGFIYELDVHLNRFLRSASKAKISSPFPRSTLRSILVQLAAASQIKKGTLRYWLSAGPGNFLLTPAESSTPAFYAVVIDESFSQCKEGVKVITSTIPMKSPDFATMKNVNYLPNVLSKLEAEEKGAFASIWVDEEGYIAEGPNVNVAFITHDKELVVPFFDKILSGCTVLRLLELAPKLVEQGRLKGVKTTNLTVEEAKSSAEMMFVGSTLPVLPIITWDEQPIGDGKVGELTMALSDLVWEDMVAGPTGTQRIAVPYI; this is translated from the exons ATGGCAAGCTACAGCCCTTGTACTGACCAGAAATCAG ACACATTGGATGCTGGAAATGTCGAGGATTTCAAAGTTCATGTGTTTAAATCATCATCCGAG TTGCTTGAAAAGCTGCATGAGAAGTGGAGCAAGGTTGAAAAACAACCATACCCAGCCATGTATTCCAGCACTTATGGTGGAATTATTCTTGATCCAGCTTTGATGGTAATTCCAATAGATGATCACATGGTTCATCGAGGCCATGGTGTGTTTGACACAGCGATTATCTTAAATGG GTTCATCTATGAACTGGACGTCCACCTAAACCGCTTCCTCAGATCAGCTTCAAAAGCAAAGATTTCCTCTCCCTTCCCTCGATCAACTCTTCGAAGCATTCTTGTGCAACTGGCTGCAGCATCACAGATCAAGAAAGGAACTCTAAGATATTGGTTGAGTGCAGGTCCTGGAAACTTCTTGCTCACGCCTGCAGAGTCCTCAACACCAGCGTTCTATGCAGTAGTCATCGATGAGAGCTTTTCTCAGTGCAAAGAGGGAGTTAAAGTGATTACATCCACTATTCCCATGAAGTCACCAGACTTTGCAACAATGAAGAATGTAAACTACCTTCCAAATGTCCTTTCAAAGTTGGAAGCTGAAGAGAAGGGAGCCTTTGCTTCCATATGGGTTGATGAGGAAGGTTATATAGCAGAAGGTCCAAATGTGAATGTTGCTTTTATAACTCATGACAAGGAGCTTGTAGTACCCTTCTTTGATAAGATCCTTAGCGGGTGTACTGTGCTAAGACTTCTTGAACTAGCACCAAAACTGGTTGAGCAGGGGCGGCTAAAAGGGGTGAAAACTACAAATCTTACTGTGGAAGAAGCCAAAAGCTCAGCTGAAATGATGTTTGTAGGAAGCACACTTCCTGTTTTGCCAATTATCACATGGGACGAACAACCCATCGGAGATG GAAAGGTGGGAGAACTGACAATGGCACTCTCAGATCTGGTTTGGGAGGATATGGTAGCAGGCCCAACTGGTACGCAGAGGATAGCTGTTCCCTACATATAG
- the LOC117624312 gene encoding probable aminotransferase TAT2 isoform X2, translating to MENGAVNQQIPVDTTSATITIKGILSLLLQNVDENDNKRLISLGMGDPTAYSCFHTTQVAQEAVVDAIQSDKFNGYAPTVGLPQTRRAIAEYLSRDLPYKLTSDDVFVTSGCTQAIDVALAMLTRPGANILLPRPGFPIYELCSAFRHLEVRHFDLLQENAWEVDLDAVEALADHNTVAMVILNPGNPCGNVYSYQHLEKIAETAKKLRILVIADEVYGHLAFGDKPFVPMGVFGSTVPVLTLGSLSKRWIVPGWRLGWFVTSDPCGMFRKPKVVERIKKYFDILGGPATFIQAAVPRIIEQTEEVFFKKTIYLLKQSSDICCERINEIPCITCPNKPEGSMAVMVKLDLSLLEDITDDIEFCFKLAKEESVIFLPGTAVGLKNWLRVTFAADPNSIEEALRRTKCFYQRHARKL from the exons ATGGAAAATGGGGCTGTGAACCAGCAAATACCAGTGGACACAACTTCTGCAACAATCACCATAAAAGGCATCCTGAGCTTGCTGTTGCAGAATGTTGATGAAAATGATAACAAAAGGCTGATTTCATTGGGGATGGGCGACCCAACTGCCTATTCTTGCTTCCACACAACCCAAGTGGCTCAAGAAGCTGTTGTTGATGCTATCCAATCTGACAAGTTCAATGGCTATGCTCCTACTGTTGGCCTTCCTCAAACCAGAAG AGCAATTGCTGAATATCTGTCCCGTGATCTTCCGTACAAGCTAACATCTGATGATGTTTTCGTCACGTCTGGTTGCACACAAGCTATTGATGTCGCATTGGCAATGCTTACGCGTCCTGGTGCCAATATCTTGCTTCCAAGGCCAGGCTTCCCTATTTATGAACTTTGTTCTGCTTTTCGACATCTTGAAGTTCGACATTTTGATCTCCTACAAGAGAACGCCTGGGAGGTTGATCTTGATGCTGTTGAAGCTCTTGCAGATCACAACACAGTTGCAATGGTAATTTTAAACCCTGGGAATCCTTGTGGGAATGTATACAGTTACCAACATCTGGAAAAG ATTGCAGAAACTGCAAAAAAGCTTAGAATTTTAGTAATTGCTGATGAAGTTTATGGGCATCTGGCTTTTGGAGATAAACCATTTGTGCCAATGGGAGTCTTTGGATCCACTGTTCCTGTTCTTACTCTTGGGTCCCTGTCAAAGAGATGGATAGTTCCTGGATGGCGACTTGGTTGGTTTGTGACAAGTGATCCGTGTGGCATGTTTAGAAAACCCAag GTTGTTGAGCGCATTAAgaaatattttgatattttgggAGGACCTGCAACCTTCATTCAG GCAGCAGTTCCGCGCATCATCGAGCAAACTGAAGAGGTTTTCTTTAAGAAAACTATCTATTTACTGAAGCAGTCCTCAGATATTTGTTGCGAACGGATAAATGAGATTCCTTGTATTACCTGTCCAAACAAACCAGAAGGATCTATGGCTGTAATG GTGAAACTAGACCTTTCACTACTGGAAGATATTACCGATGATATTGAGTTTTGTTTCAAGCTGGCTAAAGAGGAATCTGTGATCTTTCTTCCAG GGACAGCAGTAGGGTTGAAAAATTGGCTACGTGTTACATTTGCTGCCGATCCAAACTCTATTGAAGAAGCTTTAAGGAGGACAAAATGTTTCTATCAAAGGCATGCCAGAAAATTATAG